CCAGTCCGGCAAGGCCGAGACAAAAGCCGATGGCAAAGGCGAAGTGCTCACTATTCAACTCGATGGGACTCAGATTCTAGATGCCGTCGGGAATGAAGAAGTCGTCAAATTGATCGATTCTCTTTTTCAAAAGCCAGAGCAAGCTAAAAAAGCCAACGTCGATCTCAACAACGTGGATCTCGAGTTCCTAAGCAATCTCAGCGATTTAAGCAAACTCGGGCAGGCCACCTTGGAAGTCCAAACTCTGGATACGCTGAAGCGAGCTGGTGTCTCTGCCAACAAAAAAGTCGAAGGCAAAATTGGTGAAGATTTCATTCTGAATCTGATTCCAGCCGGTACGCTGCTAGGTGAAGGCAAAATTGGTGAAGATTGGATTCTGAATTTCGTTCAACAAGACGGTAAGGCCACTCCAGCAAAACAGGAACCTGGACGGGACATCCAGGCACAGACGTTTCGAATCGACGATAACACGAAAAATCAGGCCGAGTTGGAAAAGAAGCGAGCCGAACTCGCCAAGCAACTGGCCGAATTGGTGAAGGAACAGGAAAAAGCTTTATCGCAAATCAAGCGGGACGAAGCTGCCCGACTGAAAGCCGCGCAGGCTGCCGGGCAGGCTCAATTGCAGTTCAAAGTCGCCGATTTGGTCGAAAAAGCGGTGAGTCAAAAGTCGGACGATGCGAAAAAGAAAATTGAACGAGCTGTTCAAGGAGTTCAAATAAAGATCGCCGACGATAAGTCCCGGGCTGCTACGATTAGCGGAAGCATTCAAGTGGATTCGGTCGGGTCGGATCAAATCATCGAAGCAATCCAGAAATTGATTGCCGAGAAAGAAAAGCAACTGGGTAAAGAGCATCCCGATACACAGGCGTTGAAAAAATACATTAAAGCCTTGAGCGCGGCCAAGGGAACCAAAACAAAGGAACCCGCTGTGGAAGCCAAAGCCTTTGCTTTAACAGTAGATGGAAAAGTCAAACTGGACCCTAAAACAGTCGAATTAGCCGTAATCCAAGTCCAAGACGAAAAGAATCCCGTTGAGACTAAATCCGTAATCGTCTATTCAAGCGAGGATGGAAAAGTTGCGATCGCCGAGATGGGAAATGGCACCAGAATGCGTGGGCAGAAGATCGTCTTGCAGGGCGTCGATGGCAAATTCATGGTTACCCCACAGATGAATGCCGATGGCAAACCGACGATTGCCGTAATTAAAGATACGGTTAAGGGAAGCGATCAAGGGAAGCTGCAAAATGTCCAGCTGACCTTGGATCAGCCAAAGTCCGATATGGTACGAAACGTCAAAGTTACGGCAGACGCTTCCAATGTCGAAAAATTGGAACGAGCCACTTACCTGGTACCTGGCAAAGCGGCTCAAGTCGCCAAATTCATTCAGGACAACGTCAAAGCCAAAACGCTGGAGTTAAAGGTAGATGGTGATAAGATCGTCCTGACTACCGAGCCTTCCGTGCAGAAAATCATCGGGCAGTTCATCTCTCTGCTATTGCCTCAGGTCAAGCAGGTTCAGGCCCGTGTCCTGATCGATCCGACCAAGGCTGAACAACTTCACTTCGATACTCTGGGAATTCATTCGGAACCTCAGAGCAAAGAACTGAAGGGCCTGATAAAGGGTGATAACGTTCAGATAATCGTGGATGTAAATGGCTTGAAATTCAATACCGCTCAACTTAAGGACGCCATCAAATGGGCACCAGAAGCCAAATCGATTTTGGGCTTCTGGCTAGACGATGCTAATTCGGCCCCGGTCCCACCCACCAAGCCAATTAAGATTGAAGACCAGCCGAAACTTCTATGGAAAGTAGTTCCGGACAATCAGAACAGTGAGGGCAAAGCCGAACCGGCTAAGGGTACCAAGCCCGCCCCGGCCACGAAGAATTATAAACCCAGAAGCGGTTTAACCCTAAGCGTGGATGGCAAAGCAGATCAGGAATCGGGCAACAAAACGATTAACATCCAGATTCAGGAATTCGATGCGGAGAAGAATCCGGAAGTTCTGAAGAAACTTCTCAAAGACGGCTGGTCAATTCGTTACAACAAAGAAACGAAGATGACCACCGCCGAGAAGCGCGAAGAAAACAAAAGCAAATAATCGTATGGACTAGACTTTCAACGGTTGTGGCCCGAGGGTTACAACCGTTATTCCCTTTGGTGGGAACCTCTTCACATGATCCAGAATCGCTGAAACATTCAATTCGTCGATAGCCTGCTGAATTTCCGCGAGAGTCCGAATGCGGCCCAGATAGTACCAATCGGAAGTCAGACTGCTTACCCTGGCTCCCGTCGACTCCTGCCGCATGATCAGGGAAGCCTTCAAACCCACTTTGACCCGTTGCAGCTCTTCCTCTTCTATTCCTTCCGGCAACCGCTTCAACTCGTGCAGCGTGCGATCGAAGGTCTCCTGAGCCTTTTCCGGCCGGGAACCTGCATAAGCAAGAATCGAGCCGCGATCTTGGAAAGCCTCATAACTGGCGTAAACGCTGTAGCAAAGTCCGTACTTTTCGCGAACTTCCATGAATAGTCGGGAGGACATATCCAGCGACAGCACACCGACCGCGGCTCGGGCCAGATAATTATCCGGATGAACCAAGGGCACGCTCGGATAGATCAGCGCGATTTGCGTCTGGTCCAGGTCCTTTTGCAAATGCACGTATTTTGCTTCCAATCCCGTCAGAGGAGAGATTGGATAAGCTGTCGGCGTTTGTTCCTTCCAGCCGCCAAACAGTGTTTCAACATCTTTTCGGAGCATGTCCCAGTTAATGTCACCCGCCACGGCCAGGATCACATTGGAAGGATGGAAGTGCTTCGCGTAATGTTGCCGGACATCTTCGATCTTAGCGACTTCGATACCGGCCTCGGTTCCGCGTTGATCGCGCCCCAGAGGATCGGGATAGTAGTTCTTGCG
The genomic region above belongs to Telmatocola sphagniphila and contains:
- a CDS encoding M56 family metallopeptidase, with the protein product MVTWLLANTLVVLPFVLLLLLAQKFISARPGVWNILWVLVLVRLVLPPVVEWPWQLKFFQEPEKMAIAEVDEETRMKQLLTLATLQMSEVPLEEEAAPEVLPEEPWNWLFWLPVLWAVGASVVFARALLGIIKFRRLARRGIPANEHLHKDVHNVAQRMRCQMPGVRVLSGLLSPLVWVFGRPTLYWPFGLEARLSELGRQAVLTHELAHLKRNDHWIRRLEIVAGLLHWWNPIFWLIRAQVRRTSELACDWWVVKMQPAAKRSYAEALIEVSRGLSPASPVPALGIRGGGKRELERRLEMIMRNTGRNRRSRRAILAFGAVGLLALPGWSFGQSGKAETKADGKGEVLTIQLDGTQILDAVGNEEVVKLIDSLFQKPEQAKKANVDLNNVDLEFLSNLSDLSKLGQATLEVQTLDTLKRAGVSANKKVEGKIGEDFILNLIPAGTLLGEGKIGEDWILNFVQQDGKATPAKQEPGRDIQAQTFRIDDNTKNQAELEKKRAELAKQLAELVKEQEKALSQIKRDEAARLKAAQAAGQAQLQFKVADLVEKAVSQKSDDAKKKIERAVQGVQIKIADDKSRAATISGSIQVDSVGSDQIIEAIQKLIAEKEKQLGKEHPDTQALKKYIKALSAAKGTKTKEPAVEAKAFALTVDGKVKLDPKTVELAVIQVQDEKNPVETKSVIVYSSEDGKVAIAEMGNGTRMRGQKIVLQGVDGKFMVTPQMNADGKPTIAVIKDTVKGSDQGKLQNVQLTLDQPKSDMVRNVKVTADASNVEKLERATYLVPGKAAQVAKFIQDNVKAKTLELKVDGDKIVLTTEPSVQKIIGQFISLLLPQVKQVQARVLIDPTKAEQLHFDTLGIHSEPQSKELKGLIKGDNVQIIVDVNGLKFNTAQLKDAIKWAPEAKSILGFWLDDANSAPVPPTKPIKIEDQPKLLWKVVPDNQNSEGKAEPAKGTKPAPATKNYKPRSGLTLSVDGKADQESGNKTINIQIQEFDAEKNPEVLKKLLKDGWSIRYNKETKMTTAEKREENKSK
- a CDS encoding M16 family metallopeptidase is translated as MQQLIYTHILPNGMTLLAERLPHVRSAAFSFMVRAGGAYDPVDKLGLSGLLTDLITRGAGELDSRQFSDALDNLGVDRSESTGGINLHFGGVTLATNLTPALKLYADLLQRPHFPEEELEAVQALAIQDIQNLEDEPQSKVMVELRKNYYPDPLGRDQRGTEAGIEVAKIEDVRQHYAKHFHPSNVILAVAGDINWDMLRKDVETLFGGWKEQTPTAYPISPLTGLEAKYVHLQKDLDQTQIALIYPSVPLVHPDNYLARAAVGVLSLDMSSRLFMEVREKYGLCYSVYASYEAFQDRGSILAYAGSRPEKAQETFDRTLHELKRLPEGIEEEELQRVKVGLKASLIMRQESTGARVSSLTSDWYYLGRIRTLAEIQQAIDELNVSAILDHVKRFPPKGITVVTLGPQPLKV